A genomic region of Desulfatirhabdium butyrativorans DSM 18734 contains the following coding sequences:
- a CDS encoding aminopeptidase P N-terminal domain-containing protein, translating into MRYTSPPSELFIENRRRLAARLKPSSIAVLHANDLMPSNADGVRSFIQNADLFYLSGIDQEETILVLFPQAPDPQFREILFIRETSEQLVTWQGPQFSKEEAASLSGIATVRWTHEFETVFRPLVVEARHIFLNTNEHARATPIVETRDMRFIRWCMEHFPLHRYERLAPILQELRIIKSEPELALIREACRLGAEAFRQMIGIVRPGVWEFEIEAELFHCLVRNRSKGPSFLPIIASGPNTCILHYERNERQCQAGELILMDFGAEYANYASDITRTVPVDGRFTPRQRAVYDAVLRIHNEAMRRMIPGNTMPNLVREVGELVESELVGLGLLDREAIRNQPTEGPLYRKYFMHGISHHLGLAVHDVGSRYQPFAPGMVMTCEPGIYIREEGIGIRIENDILLTESGPVNLTAEIPSTAEDIESWMKHAAF; encoded by the coding sequence ATGCGGTATACGTCCCCGCCATCCGAGCTGTTTATCGAAAACCGAAGAAGGCTTGCCGCACGTCTGAAGCCTTCTTCGATCGCCGTCCTCCACGCCAACGACCTGATGCCCTCAAACGCCGACGGTGTGCGAAGTTTCATCCAGAATGCCGATCTGTTCTATCTGTCGGGTATCGATCAGGAGGAAACCATCCTGGTGCTTTTTCCCCAGGCGCCTGATCCCCAGTTTCGGGAAATCCTGTTCATCCGCGAAACCAGCGAGCAACTCGTTACCTGGCAGGGACCGCAATTTTCCAAAGAGGAGGCCGCGTCTCTTTCGGGCATTGCTACGGTACGATGGACGCATGAATTCGAAACGGTGTTTCGCCCGTTGGTCGTAGAAGCCAGGCATATCTTTCTCAACACCAACGAGCACGCCCGGGCCACGCCCATCGTCGAAACCCGGGACATGCGCTTCATCCGCTGGTGCATGGAGCATTTCCCCCTGCACCGCTATGAACGGCTTGCACCCATCCTGCAAGAGTTGCGCATCATCAAGTCAGAGCCGGAATTGGCATTGATCCGGGAGGCCTGCCGTCTCGGGGCCGAAGCTTTCCGGCAGATGATCGGCATTGTCCGGCCCGGTGTGTGGGAATTTGAAATCGAAGCGGAGCTGTTTCATTGTCTCGTCCGCAATCGTTCGAAAGGCCCGTCCTTTCTTCCGATCATTGCCTCCGGGCCCAATACGTGCATCCTGCACTACGAAAGAAACGAGCGCCAATGCCAGGCAGGCGAGCTGATTCTGATGGATTTCGGTGCGGAATATGCCAATTACGCCAGCGACATCACCCGTACCGTTCCGGTTGACGGAAGATTTACCCCAAGACAGCGGGCCGTATACGATGCGGTGCTGCGTATCCACAACGAGGCGATGCGCCGCATGATCCCGGGGAACACAATGCCGAATCTGGTCAGGGAAGTGGGCGAACTGGTGGAATCGGAGCTCGTTGGGCTCGGACTTCTGGATCGGGAAGCCATCCGCAACCAACCCACCGAAGGGCCGCTTTACAGGAAATATTTCATGCACGGCATCTCCCACCATCTTGGCCTTGCCGTCCACGACGTCGGAAGCCGATACCAGCCTTTCGCTCCGGGTATGGTGATGACCTGTGAGCCAGGAATTTACATCCGCGAAGAAGGTATCGGTATCCGGATCGAAAACGACATCCTGCTGACGGAAAGCGGCCCTGTCAACCTGACGGCGGAAATCCCGTCAACAGCGGAAGATATCGAATCCTGGATGAAACATGCCGCATTCTGA
- the trxB gene encoding thioredoxin-disulfide reductase, which produces MPTDATYDLIIVGGGPGGLTAGIYAMRAALKTVLIEKSAYGGQISLSGEVENYPGFEHISGYELCEKLQKHAESYGIEMIQTEAVAIDPGMDIHSVRLEDGRTLQSHAIILASGGNPRKLGIPGENEYYGRGVSYCAVCDGFFFRNKTVAVIGGGDSACEEGLYLSKLAKKVYLVHRRDALRASRILQQRVQNDCHIEILWNKIPVEVEGGDAGLRAIRLKDTQTGETSELAVDGMFVFVGFSPNNALVPAGVRMTPEGHVITDEKCETAIPGLFVVGDLRQKYARQIVIAAGEGCTAALAAAHFVENKKARLADSCELSE; this is translated from the coding sequence ATGCCAACTGATGCAACGTATGATCTGATCATTGTCGGCGGAGGCCCGGGAGGACTTACTGCAGGCATTTATGCCATGCGGGCCGCGCTCAAGACGGTGCTTATCGAAAAAAGCGCCTATGGCGGCCAGATATCGCTTTCCGGCGAAGTGGAAAACTATCCCGGATTTGAGCATATTTCGGGCTATGAGCTGTGCGAAAAGCTGCAAAAACATGCCGAATCTTACGGCATCGAGATGATTCAAACAGAAGCGGTCGCCATCGATCCCGGTATGGATATCCATTCGGTACGACTCGAAGACGGGCGCACCCTCCAGAGCCACGCGATCATCCTGGCCTCAGGCGGTAATCCCAGGAAACTCGGTATTCCGGGAGAAAATGAATATTATGGCAGGGGGGTCAGCTACTGTGCGGTATGTGATGGATTTTTCTTCCGGAACAAGACGGTAGCCGTCATCGGCGGCGGGGACAGTGCCTGCGAGGAAGGCTTGTATCTTTCGAAACTTGCAAAGAAGGTCTATCTCGTTCACAGAAGGGATGCCCTTCGAGCAAGCCGAATCCTCCAGCAACGCGTACAGAACGATTGCCATATCGAAATCCTCTGGAACAAGATACCCGTCGAGGTGGAAGGCGGCGATGCGGGTTTGCGCGCCATCCGGCTCAAAGATACCCAGACCGGTGAAACCTCCGAATTGGCGGTGGACGGCATGTTCGTTTTCGTCGGCTTTTCACCCAACAACGCACTGGTGCCCGCAGGCGTGCGCATGACACCCGAAGGCCATGTGATCACGGATGAAAAATGCGAAACCGCTATTCCCGGCCTGTTTGTGGTAGGCGATCTGCGGCAGAAATACGCCAGACAAATTGTGATCGCTGCAGGCGAAGGCTGTACGGCGGCCCTTGCTGCAGCACACTTCGTGGAAAACAAGAAAGCCAGGCTCGCCGACAGTTGCGAACTTTCCGAATAG
- a CDS encoding response regulator: protein MPGATCILVVEDSKTQALILKDILSHHGFQVIVSHDGYQALDVLQHTTPDLIISDIIMPNMNGFEFCQRIRSNQRLKNLPVALLTSLSDPGDVLKALVSGADFFLTKPYEEHRLIQRVRSILDSFHLRRSGDLNGSAEIFLAGKPHRINASKQQIVDLLFSTYENATLKNQELENLNRELTFLKFKLEQDIQRRKLTEEKLQESEKRLQLVLDSIQTGVMIIESESCRIVDANPYAVDLIGMPKEKILGATCDLFLCDGSSSVCPARQATRFPLETELYINNAQGNKVPILKKVSPITLRQQSYFLETFVDITEQVRAKEEIFKAKIAAENASRAKSEFLANTSHELRTPMNGIIGMSSLLLDTDLSPEQRDYTETIRNSAESLLTIINDILDFSKIEAGKMDLEIIDFDLRVTIEEVIDLLSVKAVEKGIMFRSLVHHDVPSALKGDPGRLRQVLLNLAGNAIKFTETGSVCIEVILEKETESLAYLLFSVIDTGIGIQEEKLSLLFQSFSQVDTSTTRKYGGTGLGLAISKRIVEMMDGNIGVESKPGNGSTFWFRVSLEKQTAEEIARSVQPVDLKNKRILIVDDNTLNRTVLREQLLAWQCRVWEAAGGTEALFLMHRQLAEKEPFDAVILDMLMPEMDGKTLGRRIKSDPLLTQTILVMLTSAGKRGDATMLQDIGFAAYLIKPVKQQQLRECLSTVLGIPQRAVFKPAAPIMTRHRLTEERKRSIRILLVEDNPVNQKVVLKMLKKFGYHADTAASGAQALKLLGERTYHIVLMDVGMPDMDGFQVTSVIRDPKSPVRHHTVVVIALTAHVMQGDREKCIANGMNDYLPKPINPQDLLDTVEKWVVTLIKEEVEKTS from the coding sequence GTGCCTGGAGCAACATGCATTCTGGTCGTGGAAGACAGCAAGACACAGGCTTTGATTCTGAAAGACATCCTGAGCCATCATGGTTTTCAGGTCATTGTCAGCCATGATGGATACCAGGCTCTCGATGTGCTTCAACACACTACGCCCGATCTGATCATCAGCGATATCATCATGCCGAACATGAATGGATTCGAATTTTGCCAGCGGATCCGATCGAATCAACGATTGAAGAATCTTCCGGTCGCGCTGCTCACTTCCTTGTCCGATCCGGGCGATGTGCTCAAGGCATTGGTGAGCGGAGCCGACTTTTTCCTGACCAAGCCCTACGAGGAACATCGTCTGATCCAGCGGGTCCGATCCATCCTCGATTCATTTCATCTCAGGCGTTCCGGAGATCTGAATGGTTCAGCCGAAATCTTTCTCGCAGGCAAACCGCATCGGATCAACGCATCCAAACAGCAAATTGTCGACCTGCTGTTTTCCACTTATGAAAATGCGACACTCAAGAATCAGGAGTTGGAAAATCTCAATCGGGAGTTGACCTTTCTGAAATTCAAACTGGAGCAGGATATCCAGCGCCGGAAACTGACGGAAGAAAAGCTTCAGGAAAGCGAAAAACGGCTGCAGCTTGTACTGGATTCGATTCAAACGGGCGTCATGATCATCGAATCGGAATCCTGCCGTATTGTTGACGCCAATCCCTACGCCGTCGACTTGATCGGAATGCCGAAAGAAAAAATCCTGGGCGCCACGTGTGATCTTTTTCTCTGCGACGGCTCGTCTTCCGTCTGCCCTGCCAGGCAGGCCACCCGGTTCCCGCTGGAAACCGAATTGTATATCAATAATGCCCAGGGGAACAAGGTGCCGATTCTGAAAAAAGTCTCCCCGATCACCCTCAGACAACAATCCTATTTCCTCGAAACCTTCGTCGATATCACAGAACAGGTCCGGGCAAAGGAAGAGATTTTCAAGGCCAAGATCGCTGCGGAAAATGCGAGCCGGGCAAAGAGCGAATTTCTGGCCAACACCAGCCATGAGCTGCGCACCCCCATGAACGGGATTATCGGGATGTCCTCGCTGCTGCTGGATACCGATTTGTCTCCCGAACAACGCGACTATACGGAAACCATCCGGAACAGTGCGGAATCCCTGCTGACCATCATCAACGACATTCTCGACTTTTCCAAAATCGAAGCCGGCAAGATGGATCTTGAAATCATTGACTTCGATCTGCGGGTGACCATCGAGGAAGTGATCGATCTGCTTTCTGTAAAGGCCGTCGAAAAAGGCATCATGTTTCGCAGCCTGGTGCATCACGATGTTCCATCTGCCCTGAAAGGGGATCCGGGAAGGCTCCGGCAGGTCTTGCTGAATCTTGCCGGTAATGCCATCAAATTCACCGAAACCGGCAGTGTGTGCATCGAGGTCATCCTGGAAAAGGAAACGGAATCTTTGGCCTATCTGCTGTTTTCGGTGATCGATACCGGCATCGGCATACAAGAAGAGAAACTGAGCCTGCTGTTTCAATCGTTTTCACAGGTAGACACATCAACTACCCGAAAATATGGGGGAACGGGACTGGGGCTCGCCATTTCCAAACGGATCGTGGAAATGATGGATGGAAACATTGGGGTCGAAAGCAAACCCGGCAATGGATCGACCTTCTGGTTCAGGGTTTCTCTGGAAAAGCAAACGGCTGAAGAAATCGCCCGGTCCGTTCAGCCCGTCGATCTGAAAAACAAGCGCATCCTGATTGTGGATGACAATACATTGAACCGGACCGTACTTCGGGAACAACTGCTTGCATGGCAATGCCGGGTTTGGGAGGCAGCGGGTGGAACGGAGGCGCTTTTCTTGATGCATCGCCAGTTGGCCGAAAAGGAGCCGTTCGACGCCGTCATTCTCGACATGCTGATGCCCGAAATGGATGGAAAAACGCTCGGCAGAAGGATCAAATCCGATCCGCTCCTGACCCAGACCATTCTGGTCATGCTGACATCCGCCGGGAAACGGGGAGATGCCACAATGCTGCAAGATATCGGTTTTGCAGCATATCTCATCAAGCCCGTCAAACAGCAGCAGCTTCGCGAGTGTTTATCCACCGTGCTTGGCATTCCGCAGCGGGCCGTTTTCAAACCGGCGGCTCCCATCATGACCAGGCATCGGTTGACCGAAGAGCGAAAACGCAGTATTCGAATCCTGCTGGTGGAAGACAATCCGGTCAACCAGAAAGTCGTCCTCAAGATGCTGAAAAAGTTTGGTTATCATGCCGATACGGCCGCCAGCGGCGCACAGGCGCTCAAGCTGCTTGGTGAGAGGACCTATCATATCGTTTTAATGGACGTCGGCATGCCGGATATGGACGGTTTCCAGGTGACTTCCGTGATTCGTGATCCCAAATCGCCTGTGCGGCATCACACGGTTGTTGTCATCGCTTTGACCGCTCACGTCATGCAAGGGGATCGGGAAAAATGCATCGCTAACGGGATGAACGATTATCTGCCCAAACCCATCAATCCCCAGGACCTTCTCGATACGGTCGAGAAATGGGTAGTCACCCTCATCAAGGAGGAGGTGGAGAAGACATCATGA
- the tsaA gene encoding tRNA (N6-threonylcarbamoyladenosine(37)-N6)-methyltransferase TrmO yields the protein MIEMHPIGYVRTDAHNLPRHWSVSDVEGTLVIDEAYREGLRDIRPGERIVVLFCFDRSPRFTPELLRQKPPHRDREYGVFSICSPRRPNPIGLSVVTVLAVDGTSLQVKGIDMLDRTPILDIKPHIEAATPSGQADEK from the coding sequence ATGATCGAAATGCATCCCATTGGTTATGTGCGTACGGACGCCCATAATCTTCCCCGGCACTGGTCCGTGTCCGATGTAGAAGGAACCCTGGTCATCGATGAAGCCTATCGGGAGGGGTTGCGGGACATCCGGCCTGGAGAGAGAATCGTGGTGCTGTTCTGCTTCGACCGGAGCCCCCGATTCACACCGGAGCTGTTGCGGCAGAAACCGCCCCATCGAGACCGGGAGTATGGGGTATTCAGCATCTGCTCGCCCAGGCGCCCCAATCCGATCGGGCTTTCGGTCGTTACCGTGCTTGCTGTCGATGGCACCAGCCTGCAGGTCAAAGGTATCGACATGCTCGATCGAACCCCGATTCTCGATATCAAGCCCCACATCGAGGCTGCGACGCCATCAGGGCAGGCAGACGAGAAGTAG
- a CDS encoding papain-like cysteine protease family protein, producing the protein MKRKTTVWFCLIPGICCFLIGCSTDHTMARIPKGKPEVIPASAYIEPNGGAHQYGNRGDHPDSRYYVNPDFYAMQSDERIILIERFKTYQQTSEWSCGPAAALMVLWHFGITEYAEWDIAVAMKAHTDRNTPGALPGSARQFGAYGTSVAQMVQFFSRIPSLRIVETSYREDFSEKDIVAGNLPDYAPSERGNLARTFSTKSLYTAGNDDRSEAWVKDARDSYFVKWLTGHLIAGRPILVEWADWGGHWQVIIGYDNNGTPGIGDDILIFADPYDTSDHWQDGYFYYPLERWFQLWSDTRIAPKPYQLQPYLVVELRR; encoded by the coding sequence ATGAAGCGCAAAACAACCGTATGGTTCTGCCTGATCCCGGGCATTTGCTGTTTTCTGATCGGATGCTCCACCGATCACACCATGGCGCGCATTCCAAAGGGGAAACCGGAGGTTATTCCCGCCTCCGCCTATATCGAGCCAAACGGCGGGGCCCATCAGTATGGGAATCGCGGCGACCATCCAGACTCACGCTATTATGTCAATCCGGATTTCTATGCAATGCAATCGGATGAACGGATTATCCTGATTGAGCGATTCAAAACCTATCAGCAGACATCGGAGTGGTCCTGTGGGCCGGCTGCGGCCTTGATGGTCCTGTGGCATTTCGGAATTACCGAATACGCCGAGTGGGATATCGCAGTCGCCATGAAGGCCCATACAGACAGGAATACCCCCGGCGCCTTGCCGGGATCAGCCAGGCAATTTGGCGCTTACGGGACCTCGGTTGCCCAGATGGTCCAGTTCTTTTCCCGGATTCCATCCCTTCGAATCGTCGAGACAAGCTATCGAGAAGACTTTTCGGAAAAAGACATTGTGGCCGGTAACCTGCCGGATTACGCTCCCTCGGAGCGGGGAAACCTTGCCAGGACTTTTTCCACCAAGTCGTTGTACACGGCCGGAAACGACGATCGAAGCGAAGCCTGGGTGAAGGACGCCCGGGACTCGTATTTCGTCAAGTGGCTCACCGGACACCTGATTGCCGGGAGGCCGATTCTCGTGGAATGGGCCGATTGGGGCGGGCATTGGCAGGTGATTATCGGTTACGACAACAACGGAACTCCGGGAATCGGGGACGATATTCTGATTTTTGCAGATCCCTATGACACTTCGGACCATTGGCAGGACGGGTATTTCTATTATCCTCTGGAACGATGGTTTCAACTTTGGAGCGATACCCGGATCGCCCCAAAACCGTATCAATTGCAGCCGTATCTGGTTGTCGAGCTGCGGCGATGA
- a CDS encoding acetoacetate--CoA ligase: MGKVLWKPSEEQVERSNMYRFMQIVNERYNKRFTEYHQLYQWSVDSIPEFWKEVWAFVGIEASEPFTRVIDDVNKMPGAKWFEGARLNFAQHLLRYRDDRIAFIFRGEEQPSIRVTYAGLFDEVARLAAYLKAFGIQPGDRVVGFMPNMPHTIYAMLAATSLGAVWSSCSPDFGIKGVLDRFGQIKPRIIFTADGYWFKGKRMDSIERVAGILKELPSVEKVIVVPYTQEHPDIQAIPHAVHYRDIRDTRNGLDIEFRQLPFDHPLYIMYSSGTTGLPKCMVQSAGGILIHQLKEHVLHVDLHREDTIFYFTTCGWMMWNWLVCGLGVGATLMLYDGNPFHPGPGALWEMAQNEKITVFGTSAGYLAALQKSGVRPKDIYDLSALRAVLSTGSPLSVEGFEFVYDAIKGDVQLSSISGGSDLNGCFALGNPMTPVYAGELQGRGLGMKVEAFDENGKPVIGQQGELVCTAPFPSMPIYFWDDPDGKKYHAAYFDVYPNVWRHGDYIEINDHGGVVIYGRSDATLNPGGVRIGTAEIYRQVEQVEEVEDSLVIGQDWKNDVRVILFVKMKPGYSLTPEIENRIRQTIRTYASPRHVPAKIIEVPAIPYTLNMKKVELAVKKVIDGKPVLNKDALSNPGALDYYAELPALKTD, encoded by the coding sequence ATGGGAAAGGTTTTATGGAAACCGTCTGAAGAACAGGTCGAGCGCAGCAACATGTATCGCTTCATGCAAATTGTCAACGAACGATACAACAAGCGATTTACCGAATATCATCAATTGTATCAATGGTCGGTCGATTCGATCCCGGAATTCTGGAAAGAAGTATGGGCGTTTGTCGGAATTGAGGCTTCAGAGCCTTTTACACGGGTGATCGACGATGTGAACAAGATGCCGGGAGCCAAATGGTTTGAAGGAGCCAGGCTCAATTTTGCCCAGCACCTCCTTCGCTACCGGGATGATCGTATCGCATTCATTTTCAGGGGAGAAGAACAGCCTTCCATCCGGGTGACCTATGCCGGGCTCTTCGATGAGGTTGCCCGGCTGGCCGCCTATTTGAAAGCATTCGGCATCCAGCCCGGAGACCGGGTCGTTGGTTTCATGCCCAACATGCCGCATACCATTTACGCCATGCTGGCTGCCACAAGCCTTGGCGCCGTCTGGTCCTCGTGCTCTCCGGACTTCGGTATCAAGGGCGTTCTGGATCGCTTCGGCCAGATCAAGCCCCGCATCATCTTTACGGCGGATGGTTACTGGTTCAAGGGCAAGCGAATGGATTCCATCGAACGGGTGGCCGGTATCCTGAAGGAGCTGCCTTCTGTCGAAAAAGTCATTGTCGTTCCCTATACGCAGGAACATCCGGATATCCAAGCCATTCCCCATGCCGTCCACTACCGCGATATCCGGGATACCCGCAATGGGCTGGATATTGAATTCCGGCAACTGCCCTTCGATCATCCGCTCTATATCATGTATTCATCGGGCACGACGGGGCTTCCCAAATGCATGGTCCAGTCGGCGGGCGGTATTCTGATCCATCAATTGAAGGAGCATGTGCTGCATGTCGATCTGCATCGGGAAGACACGATTTTTTACTTCACCACCTGCGGCTGGATGATGTGGAACTGGCTGGTATGCGGCCTGGGTGTGGGCGCCACCCTGATGCTCTATGACGGCAATCCGTTCCATCCGGGACCCGGGGCCTTGTGGGAAATGGCCCAGAATGAAAAAATCACCGTATTCGGTACGAGCGCGGGCTATCTGGCGGCCCTTCAAAAATCGGGGGTCAGACCGAAAGACATCTATGATCTTTCGGCCTTGCGGGCCGTGCTCTCGACAGGCTCCCCCCTGTCTGTGGAAGGTTTTGAATTCGTCTACGATGCCATCAAGGGGGATGTCCAGCTTTCCTCCATTTCCGGCGGATCGGACCTGAACGGTTGTTTTGCACTCGGAAACCCCATGACCCCTGTCTATGCCGGTGAATTGCAGGGCAGGGGACTCGGAATGAAGGTGGAGGCCTTCGATGAAAACGGCAAACCGGTCATTGGCCAGCAGGGGGAACTGGTCTGCACGGCGCCTTTTCCTTCCATGCCGATTTACTTCTGGGACGATCCGGACGGCAAAAAATACCATGCCGCCTATTTCGACGTGTATCCCAATGTCTGGCGGCACGGCGACTATATCGAGATCAACGACCATGGCGGAGTGGTGATCTACGGTCGATCGGATGCCACGCTCAATCCAGGCGGCGTGCGAATCGGAACGGCGGAAATCTATCGGCAGGTCGAGCAGGTCGAAGAAGTCGAAGACAGTCTCGTAATCGGTCAGGACTGGAAAAACGATGTGCGGGTGATTCTTTTCGTCAAAATGAAGCCCGGTTATTCCCTGACCCCCGAAATTGAAAACCGGATTCGCCAGACCATCCGGACCTATGCCTCTCCACGGCATGTACCCGCCAAAATCATCGAAGTGCCGGCCATTCCTTATACGCTGAACATGAAAAAAGTGGAGCTGGCCGTCAAAAAGGTGATCGACGGCAAACCGGTGCTCAACAAGGATGCCCTGAGCAACCCGGGCGCACTTGATTATTATGCAGAGCTGCCTGCCTTGAAAACGGACTGA
- a CDS encoding exosortase/archaeosortase family protein, translating to MPIATRHRMPVLGIAAAGILAWLYMPILSKLVSLWFQEPEYAQGIVLTVLASYLVWDRRNAPCWFQMVEEPVCWRGSWIIIITGLLLLTIGHAATEFFSQRISFFIVLWGLIAYGMGPQAISILWEPAVLMMMAVPLPAIVVDTITLPLKTLVSILAAAMLHVSGYSVVRYGNILDISGFHLEVVSACSGIRSFFALLAITIVLSAGMRSIFSRLSLFFLLVPVVILSNALRIVSTAALSLRFPAHSVEFYDGFAGWAAFLGAFGFIVGVRMAIDRLSVARKGRE from the coding sequence ATGCCCATTGCAACCAGACACAGGATGCCGGTTCTGGGGATTGCCGCAGCCGGTATCCTTGCCTGGTTGTATATGCCGATCCTGTCCAAACTGGTTTCGCTCTGGTTTCAGGAACCGGAATATGCCCAGGGGATCGTTCTGACGGTACTGGCATCGTATCTGGTGTGGGATCGGAGAAATGCGCCCTGCTGGTTCCAAATGGTTGAAGAACCTGTCTGCTGGCGGGGTTCATGGATCATCATCATTACAGGCCTCCTGCTGTTGACCATCGGGCATGCCGCAACAGAATTTTTCAGCCAGCGTATCTCCTTTTTTATCGTGCTATGGGGGCTGATTGCCTACGGCATGGGACCACAGGCGATAAGCATCTTGTGGGAACCTGCCGTTCTGATGATGATGGCCGTCCCGCTTCCTGCCATCGTAGTGGATACCATTACGCTGCCACTGAAGACCCTGGTCAGTATCCTTGCTGCAGCCATGTTGCACGTATCCGGGTATTCGGTGGTTCGTTATGGAAACATTCTCGACATATCCGGTTTTCACCTGGAAGTGGTCTCCGCCTGCAGCGGAATCCGTTCTTTTTTTGCCTTGCTCGCCATCACCATTGTGCTGAGCGCCGGCATGCGATCGATTTTCAGCCGCCTTTCGCTTTTCTTTCTGCTGGTCCCTGTCGTTATCCTGAGCAATGCCCTTCGGATCGTTTCAACGGCCGCACTCTCCTTGCGTTTTCCGGCGCATTCCGTGGAATTCTATGATGGGTTCGCCGGATGGGCGGCTTTTTTGGGCGCTTTCGGTTTCATTGTTGGAGTTAGAATGGCAATTGACCGACTGAGCGTTGCCCGAAAAGGGAGAGAATGA
- a CDS encoding PEP-CTERM sorting domain-containing protein (PEP-CTERM proteins occur, often in large numbers, in the proteomes of bacteria that also encode an exosortase, a predicted intramembrane cysteine proteinase. The presence of a PEP-CTERM domain at a protein's C-terminus predicts cleavage within the sorting domain, followed by covalent anchoring to some some component of the (usually Gram-negative) cell surface. Many PEP-CTERM proteins exhibit an unusual sequence composition that includes large numbers of potential glycosylation sites. Expression of one such protein has been shown restore the ability of a bacterium to form floc, a type of biofilm.) encodes MPPLWAASPATITLAAADTPSVAGPTAGGKPGGGNIEECTKPTHSGKAPEPLTVLLLSAGGAGVLALRKRLKK; translated from the coding sequence ATGCCGCCACTGTGGGCAGCCTCTCCTGCTACAATTACGCTGGCTGCCGCCGATACGCCTTCTGTTGCTGGACCAACGGCTGGCGGAAAGCCTGGCGGTGGGAATATTGAGGAGTGTACTAAGCCAACGCACTCGGGCAAAGCCCCCGAGCCCCTGACCGTTCTCTTGCTTTCTGCAGGCGGCGCGGGTGTTTTGGCCCTTCGGAAGCGATTGAAAAAGTAA
- a CDS encoding exosortase C-terminal domain/associated protein EpsI, whose protein sequence is MKIGIGEKSGVFLFGPGGCGRSVLDTRYLAPLVCLLVALGMISWIDHQRKAAFHRYSDADIPKTIGEWTGSDLILEPEVASMLSADVTIYRQYRHPDGREIELFFVGYNFQGEGKTMHSPRNCLPAAGWDLKEKGYVEMQSGFQARYLLMSYGTYRMETIYWFVAGDDVVGDEFENKWKTLWNSMISGRSDGAMISISSVCDSTVPLMRDDLKVFADKLTPYACAHSR, encoded by the coding sequence GTGAAGATAGGTATCGGGGAAAAATCCGGTGTGTTCTTGTTCGGTCCTGGAGGCTGCGGACGAAGCGTTCTGGATACCCGTTACCTGGCCCCCCTGGTCTGCCTGCTTGTTGCACTGGGTATGATCTCGTGGATCGATCACCAGCGAAAGGCCGCATTTCATCGGTACTCCGATGCGGACATCCCAAAAACAATCGGGGAATGGACCGGCAGCGATCTCATTCTCGAGCCCGAAGTCGCTTCGATGCTCTCAGCAGATGTCACCATCTACCGTCAATATCGACATCCGGATGGCCGCGAAATCGAGCTGTTTTTTGTCGGATACAACTTTCAGGGTGAGGGAAAAACCATGCATTCTCCCAGAAACTGTTTGCCGGCAGCGGGATGGGATTTGAAAGAAAAGGGATATGTTGAAATGCAATCGGGATTTCAAGCCAGATACCTGCTGATGAGCTATGGAACCTATCGAATGGAGACGATTTACTGGTTTGTTGCCGGAGACGATGTCGTTGGTGATGAATTCGAAAACAAATGGAAAACCCTGTGGAACAGCATGATATCCGGCCGCTCCGATGGCGCGATGATCTCCATCTCTTCGGTCTGTGATTCCACTGTTCCGCTCATGCGGGATGATCTCAAGGTTTTCGCCGACAAACTGACGCCTTATGCCTGTGCGCATTCAAGGTAA